In one Ananas comosus cultivar F153 linkage group 12, ASM154086v1, whole genome shotgun sequence genomic region, the following are encoded:
- the LOC109718451 gene encoding intermediate filament protein B, with translation MALPSTFEERLQQMEVTLSQRLSLLQIEKDLQVAKSQLLATKLSSLRRMEQRRLLLERRRAELGFRILAARSEIDALEARYHAAAREIRAVKGEIEEVELRGKERDRWYEMKRLDMEEFKEMRTRFVAESREEVERLRNLVAELKSTLKDLQSKDGCSANAEIEAAEAKKSHPLAEKEKLDQKLASAYRFRTLLQKQIQQMFCSQNKEGEINARMAIDGAEGDC, from the exons atGGCGCTCCCCTCGACCTTCGAAGAGCGGCTCCAACAAATGGAAGTAACCCTAAGCCAACGCCTCTCCCTCCTCCAG ATCGAGAAGGATCTCCAGGTCGCCAAATCCCAACTCCTCGCCACCAAGCTCTCCAGCCTCCGCCGCATGGAGCAGCGGCGCCTCCTCCTCGAGCGCCGCCGCGCCGAGCTAGGGTTCCGGATCCTCGCCGCGAGGTCCGAGATTGACGCCCTAGAAGCCCGCTACCACGCCGCCGCGCGAGAGATCAG GGCTGTGAAGGGGGAGATCGAGGAGGTAGAACTGAGGGGGAAGGAGAGGGATCGGTGGTATGAGATGAAGAGGTTGGACATGGAGGAGTTTAAGGAGATGAGGACGAGGTTCGTTGCCGAGTCCCGCGAGGAGGTGGAGAGGTTGAGGAACTTGGTAGCTGAA CTCAAATCAACACTTAAAGATCTTCAGAGCAAGGATGGATGCTCAGCGAATGCTGAAATTGAAGCAGCAGAGGCTAAAAAGTCTCACCCTTTAGCTGAGAAGGAGAAGCTGGATCAGAAATTGGCTTCTGCTTACAGATTCAGGACACTGCTACAGAAGCAGATTCAGCAAATGTTTTGCTCGCAGAACAAAGAGGGGGAGATAAATGCCAGAATGGCAATAGATGGAGCTGAGGgagattgttaa